CCGGATACGAAGATGGCGAAAAAAGTCGGATCAAAGGCCTGAGGCAGATCGGAGCTGACACTCGAGGCTATCCGCTTGTCATCCACCAGGAGCTTCACAAGGCGCGATGAGGGGCCGCCGGTCAGGATTTCCGTTAGAAGATCGAGCGCGTAGAAATCAGGATGTTTGGTTTCGGGCACGTGATAACCGACCATGACCTGGGGCGCCGTGGTCGCTTCCTTGGCGATGAAGACCCGCTTTTCACCCTGCTGCGGCGGTTCCTTGGTGCGAACTTCAGGGACCTTTTCATCACGGGCGATCACTTCAATCTTATCAGCGAGCAGTTTTTTGACATCGGCGGGTTTGATATCGCCGCTGATCACCATCACCGCATTGCTGGGATTATAGTAGGTGCGGAAATAACGTTCGAGGTCCGCGCGCGTCCAGGCTTTGATATCCGATTCAAAGCCGATGACCGGCCATGTGTAAGGATGAGCTTCAAAAGCTGCCGCCTTCGAGGCTTCATACAGACGTTCCCAGGGATCATTCTCAAGACCCGTGGAGCGTTCGGAAAGGACCACGCCGCGCTCGCTCTCGGTTTTGGCGTCGTCAATCTTCAGATGGGCGATACGGTCGGCTTCGAGGTCCACGATCGTGGGCATCGCCGTGGCGGTGAACCAGTTCGTGTAAACGGTAACGTCCGCAGTGGTATAGGCGTTGTTGGAACCGCCCGAGGCTTCCATGACCTTGTCGAAGGATCCGGGTGGATAGTTTTTCGAGCCATTGAACATCATGTGCTCAAAGAAGTGCGAGAGGCCGGTGATGCCGGGCACTTCATTGCGTGAGCCCACTTTCCAAAAGGTATACATATTGGCATTTGGAATGGAATGGTCTTCCAGCAGCAGGACTTTCATGCCGTTCTTCAGCTGCAGAACTTCCACGTCGCTGCTTTGCATGACAGCCTGGGCTGAACCCGCAAAGCCAAAGAGAGCGCCCCACACAGCGTATTGCCAAGCTTTCACAAAAACCTCCTTGTGACCGAAACTCCACGAGATATATGGCAGACGACTGCCGGCGGGAGC
The Oligoflexus sp. DNA segment above includes these coding regions:
- a CDS encoding pitrilysin family protein translates to MKAWQYAVWGALFGFAGSAQAVMQSSDVEVLQLKNGMKVLLLEDHSIPNANMYTFWKVGSRNEVPGITGLSHFFEHMMFNGSKNYPPGSFDKVMEASGGSNNAYTTADVTVYTNWFTATAMPTIVDLEADRIAHLKIDDAKTESERGVVLSERSTGLENDPWERLYEASKAAAFEAHPYTWPVIGFESDIKAWTRADLERYFRTYYNPSNAVMVISGDIKPADVKKLLADKIEVIARDEKVPEVRTKEPPQQGEKRVFIAKEATTAPQVMVGYHVPETKHPDFYALDLLTEILTGGPSSRLVKLLVDDKRIASSVSSDLPQAFDPTFFAIFVSGMEGKDPREMERLLLSEIDLMRKKPVSAQELQKAKNKKVVDLYRRMETINGKSQLLGDFEVFHGGYQKLFDAAGSYEKVTPADITRVMNTYFLKSNRTVGVQDKQEPADFRY